A region from the Aegilops tauschii subsp. strangulata cultivar AL8/78 chromosome 5, Aet v6.0, whole genome shotgun sequence genome encodes:
- the LOC109778120 gene encoding putative F-box protein At3g16210 — MHHCSCYGSERIHPERGDGRRCQRRCRRVPPVLPASDLRRVRRVCKEWRDVISDPAFIDEHTVHGPRALTHTVVFFPGRSWIQKAEGSDGGSGFLFDEQWRLTATFTADRSEDMIGTCNGLLCFLDRGQGSITVVEPFTGESLALPLPPETRRRHKGDAYCFGFDPGSRRYKIVHKGFQDGPAEQAVHVCTVGGGESWRSVHVAGGETHRGPACADGAVYWIVAGEDRETRIARLDLATEEVTCDSMWNLITPALSTT, encoded by the exons ATGCACCACTGCAG CTGCTATGGCTCTGAGAGAATCCATCCAGAAAGAGGCGACGGCCGGCGATGCCAACGCCGGTGCCGCCGCGTGCCTCCCGTGCTCCCGGCGAGCGACCTCCGCCGCGTCCGCCGTGTCTGCAAGGAGTGGCGCGACGTCATCTCCGACCCTGCCTTCATCGACGAGCACACGGTTCACGGACCGCGGGCCCTGACCCACACCGTCGTGTTCTTTCCCGGACGAAGCTGGATCCAGAAGGCCGAAGGCTCGGACGGCGGCAGCGGGTTCCTCTTCGACGAGCAGTGGCGACTCACGGCCACGTTCACGGCAGACAGGTCGGAGGACATGATAGGCACTTGCAACGGACTGCTCTGCTTCCTCGACCGCGGCCAGGGCTCCATCACCGTCGTGGAGCCCTTCACCGGTGAGTCGCTCGCACTTCCGTTGCCGCCGGAGACGCGGCGGAGGCACAAGGGCGACGCGTACTGCTTCGGCTTCGACCCCGGTTCGAGGCGATACAAGATCGTTCACAAGGGATTCCAGGATGGCCCCGCTGAGCAAGCAGTGCACGTGTGCACGGTCGGAGGCGGCGAGAGCTGGAGGAGCGTGCACGTCGCCGGCGGCGAGACCCACCGTGGCCCTGCGTGCGCCGACGGAGCGGTGTACTGGATCGTGGCAGGGGAGGACCGGGAGACGAGGATCGCGCGCCTCGACCTGGCGACGGAGGAGGTGACGTGTGACTCCATGTGGAACCTGATAACGCCGGCGCTGAGCACGACGTGA
- the LOC109778145 gene encoding polygalacturonate 4-alpha-galacturonosyltransferase, protein MASPKRLPYSSAGAGGGARRGSGALPPVVVLVFLFVLAPSIFFVVRSGGHVHVASDPRGADGNQETDWQEQLATNNLKSVLSKEVIDAIAASQQETGTLNLDFFRDHPSPSWKTDDLVDHKMNTNLVVDDKAKAQNSSAEHVPLIYKAPKDGSDGHQVDTAAKIARRKLREIRREKRAMDLVRKDDEALVKLENAAIERSKAVDSAVLGKYSIWRKENENENSDSTVRLMRDQIIMARVYSVLAKSKNKHGLYQELQSRIKESHRAVGEATADAELHRSAPDRMRAMGQVLTKAREELYDCKVISQRLRAMLQSADEQVRSLKKQSTFLSQLAAKTIPNSIHCLSMRLTIDYYLLPVEKRKFPRSENLENPELYHYALFSDNVLAASVVVNSTIMNAKEPEKHVFHLVTDKLNFGAMNMWFLLNPPGKATIHVENVDEFKWLNSSYCPVLRQLESAAMKEFYFKADRPTTLSAGSSNLKYRNPKYLSMLNHLRFYLPEIYPKLDKILFLDDDIVVQKDLTGLWDVDLNGMVNGAVFTCGESFHRFDKYLNFSNPHIARNFDPNACGWAYGMNIFDLKQWKNKDITGIYHKWQTMNEDRVLWKLGTLPPGLMTFYKLTHPLDKSWHVLGLGYNPSIDRSEIDNAAVAHYNGNMKPWLELAMTKYRPYWTRYIKYDHPYIRGCNLSE, encoded by the exons ATCCCAGGGGTGCTGATGGCAACCAG GAAACAGATTGGCAAGAGCAACTGGCAACAAACAATCTGAAATCTGTTTTGTCTAAGGAG GTAATCGATGCTATAGCTGCTAGTCAACAAGAAACAGGCACTCTGAATCTTGACTTCTTTAGGGATCATCCCTCTCCTTCTTGGAAAACTGATGATCTAGTTGATCACAAGATGAATACTAATTTGGTTGTTGACGACAAGGCAAAAGCTCAAAACAGTTCTGCAGAACATGTACCTCTAATATATAAAGCACCCAAGGATGGTTCAG ATGGACATCAAGTTGATACAGCAGCAAAAATAGCTCGAAGG AAACTACGGGAGATAAGGCGGGAAAAGAGGGCAATGGATTTAGTACGGAAAGATGATGAAGCGCTTGTTAAGCTGGAGAATGCGGCTATTGAGCGATCAAAGGCTGTAGATTCTGCTGTCCTTGGGAAATACAGCATATGGAGAAAAGAGAATGAGAATGAGAACTCAGATTCAACAGTCAGGTTGATGAGGGACCAAATTATTATGGCTCGTGTTTACTCTGTGCTTGCAAAATCAAAGAACAAGCATGGTCTTTATCAAGAACTGCAGAGCCGAATCAAGGAAAGCCATCGGGCCGTAGGAGAGGCTACTGCAGATGCTGAACTTCATCGCAG TGCACCTGATAGAATGAGAGCGATGGGTCAAGTTTTAACCAAGGCCAGAGAAGAATTGTATGATTGCAAGGTGATAAGTCAGAGACTAAGGGCAATGCTTCAGTCAGCAGATGAACAGGTCAGGAGCTTGAAGAAGCAGAGCACATTTCTCAGCCAGTTGGCTGCAAAGACGATTCCAAACAGCATTCACTGCTTGTCTATGCGCTTAACAATAGATTACTATCTCCTTCCTGTGGAGAAACGGAAGTTCCCGAGGAGTGAAAACTTGGAAAATCCAGAGCTCTACCACTATGCACTTTTCTCGGACAATGTCTTGGCTGCCTCTGTTGTTGTAAACTCAACCATCATGAATGCCAAG GAGCCTGAGAAACATGTTTTCCATCTTGTGACTGATAAGTTGAACTTTGGAGCCATGAACATGTGGTTTTTGCTGAACCCACCTGGCAAGGCCACTATCCATGTTGAGAATGTGGATGAATTTAAGTGGTTGAACTCATCGTACTGTCCTGTTTTACGTCAACTGGAGTCTGCTGCCATGAAAGAGTTTTATTTCAAGGCTGATCGTCCCACCACTCTTTCAGCAGGTTCTTCAAACCTAAAGTACCGTAACCCCAAGTACCTTTCCATGCTGAACCACTTGAGATTTTATCTCCCAGAGATCTATCCAAAGTTGGATAAGATACTTTTCCTCGATGACGACATAGTTGTGCAGAAAGATTTGACAGGATTGTGGGATGTTGATCTAAACGGAATGGTTAATGGTGCGGTGTTTACCTGTGGAGAGAGTTTCCACCGTTTTGACAAGTATCTTAACTTCTCAAATCCACACATTGCTCGGAACTTTGATCCTAATGCTTGTGGTTGGGCTTATGGGATGAACATCTTTGATCTCAAGCAGTGGAAGAACAAGGATATTACCGGGATCTACCACAAGTGGCAAACCATG AATGAAGACAGGGTTCTTTGGAAGCTCGGGACACTTCCACCTGGGCTCATGACGTTTTACAAGCTGACGCACCCCCTTGATAAATCGTGGCATGTCCTTGGACTAGGATACAACCCAAGCATCGACCGCTCAGAGATAGACAATGCTGCTGTCGCTCATTACAATGGGAACATGAAGCCATGGCTGGAGCTGGCAATGACCAAGTATCGACCATACTGGACAAGGTATATAAAGTATGACCACCCTTACATCCGCGGATGCAACCTGAGTGAGTAG